From one Triticum urartu cultivar G1812 chromosome 3, Tu2.1, whole genome shotgun sequence genomic stretch:
- the LOC125548974 gene encoding histone deacetylase HDT1-like → MTENHRFWGVVVKPGETVKCDPGDSHYHISTIALEPGKAEEDVQVFVKIDDTRIMLGTLSVDNHPHVLADLVFKEEFELFHSSMTSNISFMGYKFDIIKRFHSCTKQGADSDEEVPLAIPLDINTDGYKNNEATHGANNLLIAPRPADAPSSIPKAKVEETNSPGKQKGDDKDKTGMQNSSDGLDNESSDQDVDYPRKRTKDDYNPMETPLNTPQGKRAKIATPTTGNKTGYVHVATPHPAAKQARKPGDHVHVATPHPAAKQAGKSGDHVRVATPHPAAKQARKSGDHVHVATPHPAAKQAHKSGDHVHVATPHPAAKQARKSGDHVHVATPHPAAKHARKTPENNDDKSKQSAGHVCNSCNRTFSSLKGLGDHSRAKHGDAK, encoded by the exons ATGACGGAGAACCACCGCTTCTGGG GAGTTGTCGTCAAGCCTGGAGAGACAGTGAAGTGTGACCCAGGAGATTCACATTATCACATTTCGACG ATAGCATTGGAGCCTGGCAAGGCAGAAGAGGATGTGCAAGTTTTTGTCAAAATTGATGATACAAGGATTATGCTTGGCACACTTTCAGTTGATAATCATCCTCATGTTTTAGCTGATCTGGTGTTCAAAGAGGAGTTTGAGCTGTTCCACTCCTCAATGACCAGCAACATCAGCTTTATGGGCTACAAATTTGATATTATCAAAAG ATTTCACTCATGTACTAAACAAG GTGCTGATTCTGATGAGGAGGTTCCATTGGCTATTCCACTAGACATCAATACAGACG GTTACAAAAACAATGAAGCTACACATGGTGCCAATAATCTTCTTATTGCACCAAGGCCTGCTGATGCTCCATCCTCTATACCAAAGGCTAAAGTTGAGGAAACAAATAGTCCTGGAAAGCAAAAGGGAGATGATAAG GATAAGACTGGTATGCAGAATTCCAGTGATGGCCTTGATAATGAGAGTTCTGATCAAGATGTGGATTATCCTCGAAAG AGAACAAAGGACGATTATAATCCAATGGAAACACCTCTGAATACACCCCAGGGGAAGAGGGCAAAGATAGCAACACCAACTACGGGCAACAAAACTG GCTATGTCCATGTCGCGACCCCTCATCCAGCAGCAAAACAGGCCCGTAAGCCAGGTGACCATGTCCACGTTGCGACCCCTCATCCGGCAGCAAAACAAGCTGGTAAGTCAGGTGACCATGTCCGCGTTGCGACCCCTCATCCGGCAGCAAAACAGGCTCGTAAGTCAGGTGACCATGTTCACGTCGCGACCCCTCATCCGGCAGCAAAACAGGCTCATAAGTCAGGTGACCATGTCCACGTCGCGACCCCTCATCCAGCAGCAAAACAGGCTCGTAAGTCAGGTGACCACGTCCACGTCGCGACCCCTCATCCAGCAGCAAAACATGCAAGGAAGACGCCTGAAAACAACGACGACAAGTCTAAGCAATCCGCTGGCCACGTCTGCAACTCATGCAACAG GACTTTCAGCTCCTTGAAGGGTCTTGGAGATCATTCCAGGGCGAAGCATGGCGACGCCAAGTAA